From the Clupea harengus chromosome 15, Ch_v2.0.2, whole genome shotgun sequence genome, one window contains:
- the LOC105892960 gene encoding alpha-1-antitrypsin homolog isoform X1, with protein sequence MDGHKMRVILHCGVIAALLLSVAWATPQGADDHEGHDHGPHTADHHHHLHHGEDESHPQHEGQQSYALSKPNADFTFALYKKLSALPEPQSNIFFSPLSISMALSMLALGVKGDTFSELYQALGYAEMTPETVNVAYEHIFHMLGHEKENMQLDVSSAVALRSGASVVDKFLEDAKHYFESEPFTVDFTKRDVAIEEINKYIAQQTNNTITDMVKEVDSDTLMILINCIYFRGEWQKMFNTKLTKQADFHVDENTKVSVDMMQNQGLYEFYEDKDNFTTVLRLPYKGSASMIIVLPDEGKMKEVEDSISTSHFKHWIDAMEEGRVSVHMPKYSASGKYSLKDTLTAMGVVTAFLDTADFSGMTTEPVKLSKVEHQAVLRVDEKGAEAAAVTTVEIVLRGIPRPQKMKLIEINRPFFVFITDRSTKSILFMGKISNPAAK encoded by the exons ATGGACG GTCATAAGATGAGAGTGATTCTGCATTGTGGTGTGATCGCTGCCCTTCTCCTGTCTGTGGCTTGGGCCACCCCACAGGGCGCTGATGACCATGAGGGCCACGACCACGGGCCCCACACAGCagatcaccaccaccacctccatcatGGTGAGGATGAGTCTCATCCGCAGCATGAGGGCCAACAGAGCTACGCGCTCAGTAAACCCAATGCTGACTTTACCTTTGCCCTCTACAAGAAACTGAGTGCCTTACCTGAGCCCCAGTCAAACATCTTCTTCTCCCCACTGAGCATATCCATGGCTCTGTCCATGCTGGCTCTTGGGGTCAAGGGTGATACCTTCTCTGAGCTCTATCAGGCTCTTGGCTATGCTGAAATGACCCCTGAAACTGTCAATGTGGCCTATGAGCACATCTTTCACATGCTGGgccatgaaaaagaaaacatgcagCTTGATGTAAGCAGTGCTGTTGCACTTCGGTCAGGAGCCAGTGTCGTGGATAAGTTCTTAGAGGACGCCAAACATTATTTTGAGAGCGAACCATTCACTGTTGACTTCACCAAACGTGACGTGGCCATTGAGGAGATCAACAAATACATTGCTCAACAAACCAACAATACAATCACTGACATGGTGAAGGAGGTGGATTCAGACACGCTTATGATACTAATTAACTGCATTTACTTCAGGG GGGAATGGCAAAAAATGTTCAACACGAAACTAACAAAACAAGCAGACTTTCATGTGGATGAAAACACAAAAGTGTCTGTCGATATGATGCAGAATCAGGGTTTGTATGAATTCTATGAGGACAAAGACAACTTCACCACTGTGCTCAGGCTTCCGTACAAGGGCAGTGCATCTATGATCATCGTCCTACCTGACGAGGGGAAGATGAAGGAGGTTGAGGACAGCATCAGCACCTCCCACTTCAAACACTGGATTGACGCAATGGAAGAAGG GCGTGTGAGCGTTCATATGCCAAAATATTCTGCTTCTGGAAAATATTCACTAAAGGACACCTTGACAGCGATGGGTGTTGTCACTGCTTTCTTAGATACTGCAGACTTTTCTGGAATGACAACAGAACCAGTAAAGCTATCAAAG GTGGAACATCAAGCAGTCCTCCGTGTCGACGAGAAAGGCGCAGAGGCAGCCGCAGTCACCACTGTGGAGATTGTATTGAGAGGAATACCTCGACCTCAGAAAATGAAGCTAATTGAAATCAACAGGCCTTTCTTTGTGTTCATCACAGACAGAAGCACCAAAAGTATTCTCTTCATGGGCAAGATCTCAAACCCAGCTGCAAAGTGA
- the LOC105892960 gene encoding alpha-1-antitrypsin homolog isoform X2, producing MRVILHCGVIAALLLSVAWATPQGADDHEGHDHGPHTADHHHHLHHGEDESHPQHEGQQSYALSKPNADFTFALYKKLSALPEPQSNIFFSPLSISMALSMLALGVKGDTFSELYQALGYAEMTPETVNVAYEHIFHMLGHEKENMQLDVSSAVALRSGASVVDKFLEDAKHYFESEPFTVDFTKRDVAIEEINKYIAQQTNNTITDMVKEVDSDTLMILINCIYFRGEWQKMFNTKLTKQADFHVDENTKVSVDMMQNQGLYEFYEDKDNFTTVLRLPYKGSASMIIVLPDEGKMKEVEDSISTSHFKHWIDAMEEGRVSVHMPKYSASGKYSLKDTLTAMGVVTAFLDTADFSGMTTEPVKLSKVEHQAVLRVDEKGAEAAAVTTVEIVLRGIPRPQKMKLIEINRPFFVFITDRSTKSILFMGKISNPAAK from the exons ATGAGAGTGATTCTGCATTGTGGTGTGATCGCTGCCCTTCTCCTGTCTGTGGCTTGGGCCACCCCACAGGGCGCTGATGACCATGAGGGCCACGACCACGGGCCCCACACAGCagatcaccaccaccacctccatcatGGTGAGGATGAGTCTCATCCGCAGCATGAGGGCCAACAGAGCTACGCGCTCAGTAAACCCAATGCTGACTTTACCTTTGCCCTCTACAAGAAACTGAGTGCCTTACCTGAGCCCCAGTCAAACATCTTCTTCTCCCCACTGAGCATATCCATGGCTCTGTCCATGCTGGCTCTTGGGGTCAAGGGTGATACCTTCTCTGAGCTCTATCAGGCTCTTGGCTATGCTGAAATGACCCCTGAAACTGTCAATGTGGCCTATGAGCACATCTTTCACATGCTGGgccatgaaaaagaaaacatgcagCTTGATGTAAGCAGTGCTGTTGCACTTCGGTCAGGAGCCAGTGTCGTGGATAAGTTCTTAGAGGACGCCAAACATTATTTTGAGAGCGAACCATTCACTGTTGACTTCACCAAACGTGACGTGGCCATTGAGGAGATCAACAAATACATTGCTCAACAAACCAACAATACAATCACTGACATGGTGAAGGAGGTGGATTCAGACACGCTTATGATACTAATTAACTGCATTTACTTCAGGG GGGAATGGCAAAAAATGTTCAACACGAAACTAACAAAACAAGCAGACTTTCATGTGGATGAAAACACAAAAGTGTCTGTCGATATGATGCAGAATCAGGGTTTGTATGAATTCTATGAGGACAAAGACAACTTCACCACTGTGCTCAGGCTTCCGTACAAGGGCAGTGCATCTATGATCATCGTCCTACCTGACGAGGGGAAGATGAAGGAGGTTGAGGACAGCATCAGCACCTCCCACTTCAAACACTGGATTGACGCAATGGAAGAAGG GCGTGTGAGCGTTCATATGCCAAAATATTCTGCTTCTGGAAAATATTCACTAAAGGACACCTTGACAGCGATGGGTGTTGTCACTGCTTTCTTAGATACTGCAGACTTTTCTGGAATGACAACAGAACCAGTAAAGCTATCAAAG GTGGAACATCAAGCAGTCCTCCGTGTCGACGAGAAAGGCGCAGAGGCAGCCGCAGTCACCACTGTGGAGATTGTATTGAGAGGAATACCTCGACCTCAGAAAATGAAGCTAATTGAAATCAACAGGCCTTTCTTTGTGTTCATCACAGACAGAAGCACCAAAAGTATTCTCTTCATGGGCAAGATCTCAAACCCAGCTGCAAAGTGA